The bacterium DNA window CGACTATGCGCTGCCACGCTACCTTCCCAAGACTCCGTTCGCGGTCTACGATGCCCAGTTCAACGCAATTTGGTACCGATCGGCGCAGGATCTGAATCGGATTGCCGCGGCCCTGGGTCGGCCGACACCCCTTTCGGCGGAGGCGCTGGCCGCCTTCGCGCACGCCTTTCGCGAGCGCCACTGGGACGTGGAGCGCCGGACGTTCCTCGACTATGATCTGGTTGGGCGGCGTCCGATCCCGGTGGAGACCTGCGCCTCGCTGATGCCGATCTTTGCCGGGCTGGTTCAGGCCGATGATGCCCTTGACCTGCTCGCCCGCTACCGCGCCCGCAGCACCGGCTGCCGAAGGCTGCCGGTTGTCCTGCCCGACCAGAGGGGGTTCGAGGCCGGGCGCTACAGCCGTGGGCCGGTTTGGATCCACACGAACTGGATGGTGATCCAGGGGCTGGCCGCCCTTGGGTGTGATGCGGCGGCGGCCCGGCTCGCCGGAGAGACGCTCGACCTGGTCAGGCAGGCCGGTTTCGTGGAGTGCTACCATGCGGCCTCCGGCGCTGCCTGCGGGCCGCACGAGTTCTCCTGGTCGGCCGCGCTGGTCATAGACTTGCTGCGGGGCGCCGCTCCCTGATACCATTAGAGCCAGGAGCGCAGACGCGCGGTGGAGCCATGAACAGGGTAGCCGTCGCCATGAGCGGCGGGGTGGACAGCGCGGTGGCTGCGGCCCTGCTCATCGAGCAGGGCCACGATGTCATCGGGCTTACGATGAACCTGTGGCCGGCGTGGTTGCCGGAACCCGAGGGGAACGCGCGGGCCTGCTGCGGGTTGAGCGCGATCGAGGACGCGCGCAACGCGGCACGCCGCATGGGCATCCGCCACTATGTCCTCAACCTTCGCGAGGAGTTCGAGCGAGAGGTGATTGACTACTTCTGCGGCGAGTACGCTCGGGGTCGCACGCCGAACCCCTGCATCGCGTGCAACCAGGCGGTGAAGTTTCGCATCCTCCTGGGGCGGGCAGAGGCGTTGGGTTGCGGCATGCTGGCCACTGGACACTACGCCCGGATCGCCACCGATGATGCCAGCGGCAGGTGGCTGCTCCTGCGGGCTGCGGACCGCCAAAAGGACCAATCGTACCTGCTCTACGCGTTGACGCAGGAGCAACTGGCGCGGCTGCGCTTCCCGGTGGGAACCCATCTCAAGGGGGAGGTTCGGTCGCTCGCCCGGCGGTGGGATCTGCCGGTTGCCGACAAGCCGGACAGCCAGGAGATCTGCTTCGTTCCAAGAGGGCGCTACGGCGACCTGGTGGCCGCCCGGTGTCCTGAAGCGTTCAGCCCCGGGCCGATCCGGGATCGTGCAGGAGAGGTGGTGGGCACCCACACAGGTATCGCTCGGTACACGGTCGGGCAGCGCCGGGGGCTGGGGCTATCGTTCAGCGCCCCGCAGTACGTGCTTGAGGTTGATGCACGGCGCAACACGCTGGTGGTCGGCGGGCAGGAAGATCTGCTGCGCCGGCGCCTCGGGCTGGGCACGGTGAACTGGATCGTGCCGACGCCGCTCCCGGCCGCGGCGACGGTCCGCGTGCGGCACGCGGCGCCCGACGTCCCCGCGGTACTGCATGCCGACGGCCCCACCGGCGTCCGGGTGGAGTTCTGCGAGCCACAGCGCGCAGCCGCACCTGGGCAGGCCGTCGCGTTCTATGACGGCGACCGGGTGCTAGGCGGAGGAATCATTGAGGACGTATGCTGGTCTAGAGAGGAGATGAACGGGAATGGGAAACCGTAGTGACTTCGTGGCAGGTTTTGTCATCGGAGGGCTGCTCGGTACCGCTGTGGCCCTGCTCCTTGCGCCACGCTCAGGGGAGGAGACGCGCACCCGTCTGGCCGGGTCCGCCGAGGACCTGGGCGACCGTACGCGGGATCGCGCCGAAGAGGTCATCCAGAAGCTCCGCGTGACCGCCGAGGACCTCTCGCAGCGCGGGCGGGTGAAGCTGGACGAAGGCGCTGCCCGGCTGCGCGAGGCGCTGGAACGGGGCCGTGAGACACTGGAGGAGAAGGCTAGAGGGCTTCACGAGCGCACCGAGGAGCAACCGAAAGAGTAGTCCACTGACCCTCGCCATCCCTGAGCGCTTCCGGCCGGGCATCGAGATCGTCCGGCGGCTGCGCGAGGCAGGATGGGAGACCTACCTGGTCGGGGGGGTCGTCCGGGATCTACTGCTCGGGCGGCCGCCCGTGGATCTGGACATTGCCACGGCCGCGCCTGTGGACCGCGTTGCGGCGTTGTTCGACCGGACGGTACCGGTAGGAGTCCAGTTCGGCGTCGTTGCCGTCGTCCTCGCTGAGCACCCCTATCAGGTGGCCACCTTCCGGCGCGAAGGCCCCTACCTGGACGGCCGGCGTCCGGCGTACGTTGAACATGGCAGTGCGCTCGATGACGTTCGCCGGCGCGACTTCACCGTCAACGCGCTGCTTTACGATCCGTTCACCGGGGAGGTCATTGACCATGTCGGCGGTCGGGCCGACCTGGTCGGCCGGTGCATTCGCACCGTTGGGCCTCCTGCCGAACGTTTCGCCGAGGACTGGCTACGACTGCTGCGCGCGGTACGGCTGGCCGCTGAGTTGCAGTTCACGGTGGAGCCGGGCACGCGCGCGGCTCTAGCGGATCTTGCGCCCACCATCACCGGCGTGAGCGCCGAGCGGATCCGCGATGAGCTGGTCCGGCTGCTGGTCGCGCCGGGCGCCGCCGACGGCGTCCTCCTCATGGCCGCCACTGGTCTGCTGAGAGCCGTCCTGCCCGAGGTGGCGGCCCTCTCGTCCCAGCCATCACCCCATGCGGACGGGCCGGCCCCTGACGCGCTCGATTACGCCTGCCGGGTGCTGAAGTGCCTCGGGCCGCAGAGCCCGGAGCTGGCCTTTGCCGCGCTCCTCTGCCGCCTTCCCGACGCGGCGGCTGCCGGCGAGCTCTGCCGCCGATTGCGCTTCTCTACGGTCGAGCGCCGGAAAGTAGTCGTCCTCGTTCGCGAGTTCCAACGGCTGTCCGGGGGTGCCTGCCTGTCCGCGGAGGACGCCCGGCGCGTGCTGCGCCAGGGGGCTGCCGCGGGCCTGCTTGCGCTGCTGCGCGCGGACCTCGAAGCCGCAGGAGGTGACCCTGCCGCCTACCTTCGCGCTGCAGGGGTGCTGGCCGCTCACGCCGGGAGTGCCGTGGAACCGGACCGCCTGATCACCGGCGACGACCTGATCGCCATGGGCTACGTTTCCGGTCCGGCGTTCGCCGTGATGCTGCGCGCGATCGGGGAGGCGCGGGCGCGTGGCGAGGTTACGACCGCCGAGGGGGCGCGCGCCTGGGTTCGCGACCGCTTCCCGGCAGGAGCAGCGCGGCCGCCTGTGGAACCGGCATGAGCGAGCGGATTGATTCGACTGAACGGAGGCCCGCATGACCGAACGCGCTGCGTTGACCCTTGTCCTCTGGGCTCTGGGTATCATGATCGTGATCGGCGCTCTGCTCCCCCTGGTTTGGCCGGGGCTGATCCGGTTCGTCAATCGAACCGTGCTCAAGGAAGACGACATCGGGAAGCACTGACGGCGCGCCGCACGATTCCCCCGCACTTCAGTTCGGACAAGGAGATGCTCGTAGCCGGGTCGAACAGCCCGGAGAGCGCGTGGGCGCGCGGCGTGCGGCGTGCGGCCGGATGGGGTGGAGGAGGCTGGTGGGTAACGGGGCACTGATCGTTGGGCTTGTCAACCAGAAGGGCGGGTGCGGCAAGACCACAACGGCCGTCAACCTCAGTGCCTCCCTGGCGGCCGCGGGGCATCGGTGTCTCCTGATAGACCTGGATCCGCAGGCCAACGCGACGGTCAGCCTTGGGATCGATCCGGCCACGCTGCGGCAGACGATCTACCATGTGCTGCTGGACCCCGACCACGACGAGGGGCTGCCGCTGGAGGCCGTGATCCGGCCCTCACCGGTCGAGGGCCTGGAGGTTGCTCCCTCTTCGATTGACCTGGCCGCCGCCGAGCTGGAGCTGGCGGCCCGCATCGGACGGGAGCACGCGCTGCGCAGGCGCCTGGCGCCGATACGCAGCCGCTATTCGTTCATCCTGATCGACACGCCGCCGTCCCTGGGGCTGCTGACATTGAACGCCCTGGTGGCCTGCGATGGGATCATCATACCCATCCAGACCCACTACTACGCGCTGCTAGGGATGCGGCAGCTTATCCGGACCCTGAAGATGGTTAACGACGAGGTGGGCCACCAGGTGGAGATCCTGGGCGTGCTTCCAACGATGTATGACTCCCGCACCACGATCAGCAAGGAGATCGTGGGAGGCATCCACGACTTCTTTCCAGACAAGGTGTTCGAGACCACGATCCACTTCAACATAAAGCTCGTTGAGTCGTCCATGTCAGGAGTGCCGCTATTCGTGAGCAACCCCACGTCGCGCGGTGCGAAGGAGTATACCAGTCTGGCCAAAGAGGTGATCGCACATGCCCAGCGGTCGCGAGGAGCTGAGGCGCGGTATTAGGAACGTCATTGAGGCGGCCTCGCGCGAGATGGGTGCGCTGACCGACCCGCAACGCCCCGCCTCCGGCCCGGCGGACTCTTCCGCGGAGGGGCGCGTCGATCGGCCGCTCCTGCGGCTGGTCCGCGAGGCTCGGGCTCAGCCCGTCTCTCCTGCACTCAAACCGGCCGCGATTCAGGAGGGGGTCACGGTGCACCCTACCAGGGGCATCTGTGCC harbors:
- the mnmA gene encoding tRNA 2-thiouridine(34) synthase MnmA, producing the protein MNRVAVAMSGGVDSAVAAALLIEQGHDVIGLTMNLWPAWLPEPEGNARACCGLSAIEDARNAARRMGIRHYVLNLREEFEREVIDYFCGEYARGRTPNPCIACNQAVKFRILLGRAEALGCGMLATGHYARIATDDASGRWLLLRAADRQKDQSYLLYALTQEQLARLRFPVGTHLKGEVRSLARRWDLPVADKPDSQEICFVPRGRYGDLVAARCPEAFSPGPIRDRAGEVVGTHTGIARYTVGQRRGLGLSFSAPQYVLEVDARRNTLVVGGQEDLLRRRLGLGTVNWIVPTPLPAAATVRVRHAAPDVPAVLHADGPTGVRVEFCEPQRAAAPGQAVAFYDGDRVLGGGIIEDVCWSREEMNGNGKP
- a CDS encoding YtxH domain-containing protein, with translation MGNRSDFVAGFVIGGLLGTAVALLLAPRSGEETRTRLAGSAEDLGDRTRDRAEEVIQKLRVTAEDLSQRGRVKLDEGAARLREALERGRETLEEKARGLHERTEEQPKE
- a CDS encoding CCA tRNA nucleotidyltransferase; protein product: MRHWRRRLEGFTSAPRSNRKSSPLTLAIPERFRPGIEIVRRLREAGWETYLVGGVVRDLLLGRPPVDLDIATAAPVDRVAALFDRTVPVGVQFGVVAVVLAEHPYQVATFRREGPYLDGRRPAYVEHGSALDDVRRRDFTVNALLYDPFTGEVIDHVGGRADLVGRCIRTVGPPAERFAEDWLRLLRAVRLAAELQFTVEPGTRAALADLAPTITGVSAERIRDELVRLLVAPGAADGVLLMAATGLLRAVLPEVAALSSQPSPHADGPAPDALDYACRVLKCLGPQSPELAFAALLCRLPDAAAAGELCRRLRFSTVERRKVVVLVREFQRLSGGACLSAEDARRVLRQGAAAGLLALLRADLEAAGGDPAAYLRAAGVLAAHAGSAVEPDRLITGDDLIAMGYVSGPAFAVMLRAIGEARARGEVTTAEGARAWVRDRFPAGAARPPVEPA
- a CDS encoding ParA family protein, whose amino-acid sequence is MGNGALIVGLVNQKGGCGKTTTAVNLSASLAAAGHRCLLIDLDPQANATVSLGIDPATLRQTIYHVLLDPDHDEGLPLEAVIRPSPVEGLEVAPSSIDLAAAELELAARIGREHALRRRLAPIRSRYSFILIDTPPSLGLLTLNALVACDGIIIPIQTHYYALLGMRQLIRTLKMVNDEVGHQVEILGVLPTMYDSRTTISKEIVGGIHDFFPDKVFETTIHFNIKLVESSMSGVPLFVSNPTSRGAKEYTSLAKEVIAHAQRSRGAEARY